Proteins found in one Bacteroidota bacterium genomic segment:
- the trxB gene encoding thioredoxin-disulfide reductase — protein sequence MNTNPERVQCLIVGSGPAGYTAAIYAARAELKPMMYMGPEPGGQLTTTTEVENYPGYPKGIQGPEMMELFKAQAERFKTDVRFGFATKVDLTGPVHKVWIDDGKVEIHTDTLIIATGASAKWIGLESEQKYRTVGGVSACAVCDGFFYRGKDVAIVGAGDTACEEATYLAKLCKQVYMIVRKANGEMRASKAMQTRVMNTKNIEVLWESETKEVLGDESGVNGAVVVNKKTGEERRLDIFGFFVAIGHKPNTDIFNGWLDMDESGYIKTIPGSSRTNIPGVFAVGDAQDKVYRQAVTAAGSGCMGALDAERYLASRGVH from the coding sequence ATGAATACAAATCCGGAACGTGTACAATGCCTCATCGTCGGATCGGGACCTGCAGGATACACTGCCGCCATTTACGCAGCACGAGCAGAATTAAAACCTATGATGTACATGGGGCCTGAGCCGGGAGGGCAACTCACCACAACTACAGAAGTGGAAAATTATCCGGGTTATCCGAAAGGAATTCAGGGGCCGGAGATGATGGAACTTTTCAAAGCGCAGGCAGAACGTTTTAAAACCGATGTACGTTTTGGTTTTGCAACGAAAGTAGATCTTACCGGGCCCGTTCACAAAGTGTGGATCGATGATGGTAAAGTTGAAATTCATACCGACACACTGATCATTGCCACCGGCGCTTCTGCAAAATGGATCGGGCTTGAATCAGAACAGAAATACAGAACAGTTGGAGGAGTTTCGGCTTGCGCAGTGTGTGACGGATTTTTTTATCGCGGAAAAGATGTCGCCATTGTGGGCGCGGGCGACACCGCGTGCGAAGAAGCAACGTATCTCGCAAAACTCTGCAAACAGGTTTACATGATCGTGCGAAAAGCAAATGGTGAAATGCGTGCTTCGAAAGCCATGCAGACCCGCGTGATGAATACAAAAAATATTGAAGTGCTGTGGGAATCGGAAACAAAAGAAGTGCTCGGAGACGAGAGCGGTGTGAATGGCGCAGTAGTTGTAAATAAAAAAACAGGCGAAGAAAGACGACTCGATATTTTCGGATTTTTCGTTGCCATCGGCCATAAACCGAATACCGATATTTTCAACGGATGGCTTGATATGGATGAGAGTGGTTACATCAAAACCATTCCCGGTTCGAGCAGAACAAATATTCCCGGCGTGTTTGCAGTAGGCGATGCGCAGGATAAAGTTTATCGCCAGGCGGTGACAGCGGCCGGCAGCGGTTGCATGG
- a CDS encoding GIY-YIG nuclease family protein: protein MYPIFYTYILLCSDDSYYVGITNKLQRRLAEHENDETENSYTSSRRPVKLVWFEEHKYVDKAIAREKQIKGWSRAKKEALIKRREFDLPQLAMNTEKKRQKNTTD, encoded by the coding sequence ATGTACCCAATATTCTATACCTACATTTTGCTGTGTTCTGATGATTCCTATTATGTCGGAATTACAAATAAACTTCAGAGAAGATTGGCTGAACATGAAAATGATGAAACAGAGAATTCTTACACATCTTCAAGAAGGCCGGTGAAATTGGTTTGGTTCGAAGAGCATAAGTATGTTGACAAAGCGATTGCAAGAGAAAAGCAAATCAAAGGTTGGTCACGAGCAAAGAAAGAAGCATTAATTAAGAGACGGGAGTTTGATCTTCCCCAACTTGCAATGAATACTGAAAAGAAACGTCAAAAGAATACCACCGATTGA